A single Nostoc sp. PCC 7107 DNA region contains:
- a CDS encoding DUF2256 domain-containing protein gives MGRYRSKSDLPTKICSVCQRPFAWRKKWQDCWDEVKYCSERCRRRRSDAKTE, from the coding sequence ATGGGACGCTATCGTTCTAAATCTGACCTGCCCACAAAAATCTGCTCAGTATGTCAACGTCCCTTTGCTTGGCGCAAGAAGTGGCAAGATTGCTGGGATGAGGTGAAATACTGCTCAGAACGTTGCCGCCGTCGCCGTTCTGACGCGAAAACAGAGTAA
- a CDS encoding PAS domain S-box protein produces the protein MNNAVLEKEIALLRQQNAQLQQQLAKSTSDSSARIAQLEQELREAQQLLQSYSQTELALKTSEAELLSLFNAIQDVIIVVDAEGKYLKIAPSCAPSLYKPPTEILGKTAHEVLPTDLADYFVACIQQVLKTQKTAKIEYSLPINNQEVWFEGSVSTMSENSVVWVARDISDRKATEAALLENETKYRNLVENISDLIFSISLGGTFTYASPQYKNILGWEPSELLGKPFAPLLHPDDLLLARKNIEEMVATKGQRTPLEFRHQCKDGSWRWMRSITSLMLNSEGEITGFHGVLSDISDRKATEAALRQQEIQYRSIFETVNDGISVVDLNTGKLVAANPAFCQMHGYSQAELFQLSPQDYIHPDCFQLFGELINSIKAGSEFHTQGVDIRKDGTYFDIEVTGKVLNYNGEPHALSVLRDISDRKQAEQEQRRLLAILEATTDIIGIADVNGNNRYLNQAGQKILGIPPSETDKFHISELVEPSMLEKFQTENLPTLLEKGIWSGESTLRSRNGEELPISQVMIAHKNEQGEIEFLSMIARDIRDRQQIEVQLRQQAEDLAQTLQELQRTQAQMIQAEKMSSLGQLVAGVAHEINNPVNFIHGNLTYLEEHTQDLLEVINLCQPMNLPEFQNLSEEIDLDYIQQDLPKILHSMKIGTQRIRQIVLSLRTFSRMDEAEFKEVDIHEGIDSTLMILQHRLKEKPEFPEIQVIRDYASLPLVECYAGQLNQVLMNILTNAIDALEMGMGKDEPPTITIRTSVIDAGWVKIAIADNGMGMSEQIQTQIFNPFFTTKPVGKGTGMGMSISYQIITEKHGGKLECYSQPGKGTEFVITIPIRQ, from the coding sequence ATGAATAATGCAGTGCTTGAAAAAGAAATCGCTTTGCTGCGCCAACAAAACGCCCAGTTGCAGCAACAGTTGGCAAAATCTACAAGTGATTCCAGTGCCAGAATTGCCCAACTAGAACAGGAATTGCGAGAAGCTCAACAACTCTTACAAAGTTATTCTCAAACAGAACTCGCTCTCAAAACTTCTGAAGCAGAATTACTCTCATTGTTTAACGCTATCCAAGATGTAATTATCGTTGTTGATGCCGAGGGAAAATATCTGAAAATTGCGCCTAGTTGTGCGCCTTCACTATACAAACCGCCTACAGAAATATTAGGTAAAACCGCCCATGAAGTTTTACCTACTGACCTTGCAGACTATTTTGTGGCATGTATTCAACAGGTACTTAAAACTCAGAAAACTGCCAAAATCGAATATAGCTTGCCTATTAACAATCAAGAAGTTTGGTTTGAAGGTAGTGTTTCCACGATGAGTGAGAACAGTGTGGTTTGGGTAGCAAGAGATATTAGCGATCGCAAAGCAACTGAAGCGGCTTTATTGGAAAATGAAACGAAGTATCGCAACTTGGTAGAAAATATCAGCGATCTCATATTTTCTATTTCTTTGGGAGGTACTTTTACTTATGCCTCACCCCAGTACAAAAATATTTTAGGATGGGAACCCTCGGAACTACTAGGTAAACCTTTTGCACCACTACTACATCCTGATGATTTACTTTTGGCGCGAAAAAACATTGAAGAAATGGTAGCCACAAAGGGCCAACGAACCCCACTAGAATTTCGTCATCAATGCAAAGATGGTAGCTGGCGCTGGATGAGGTCGATAACATCTCTGATGTTAAATTCAGAAGGAGAAATCACTGGTTTTCATGGTGTTCTCAGCGATATTAGCGATCGCAAAGCAACTGAAGCAGCATTACGTCAACAAGAAATCCAGTATCGCAGTATTTTCGAGACTGTCAATGATGGCATCAGTGTTGTTGATCTAAATACTGGTAAGCTTGTTGCTGCCAATCCGGCTTTTTGTCAAATGCACGGCTACTCTCAAGCAGAACTCTTCCAATTAAGTCCTCAAGACTATATTCATCCTGATTGTTTTCAGCTATTTGGGGAACTTATCAATTCCATTAAGGCAGGCAGTGAATTTCACACTCAAGGTGTGGATATTCGCAAAGATGGTACTTACTTTGATATCGAAGTCACTGGCAAAGTCTTAAACTACAATGGCGAACCTCATGCACTTTCGGTATTGCGTGATATTAGCGATCGTAAACAAGCAGAACAAGAACAACGCCGACTACTAGCAATTTTAGAAGCAACCACAGACATCATTGGTATAGCTGATGTGAATGGAAATAATCGCTATCTTAACCAAGCAGGTCAGAAGATTTTAGGCATTCCCCCCTCAGAAACCGATAAGTTTCATATTAGCGAGCTTGTAGAACCCTCAATGTTAGAAAAATTCCAAACAGAGAACCTACCTACTTTACTTGAGAAGGGTATCTGGTCTGGAGAATCTACGCTACGCAGCCGCAATGGAGAAGAACTTCCCATTTCTCAGGTGATGATTGCCCATAAAAATGAACAGGGAGAAATAGAATTTTTATCAATGATTGCTCGTGATATCCGCGATCGCCAACAAATCGAAGTCCAACTTCGACAACAAGCTGAAGATTTAGCCCAAACTCTACAAGAACTGCAACGCACCCAAGCACAAATGATTCAAGCCGAAAAAATGTCCAGTCTTGGTCAACTAGTTGCGGGAGTTGCTCATGAAATCAACAACCCTGTTAATTTTATTCATGGTAATCTTACCTATTTAGAAGAACATACCCAAGATTTATTGGAAGTCATTAACTTATGTCAACCTATGAATCTGCCGGAATTTCAAAATTTGTCGGAGGAAATTGACTTAGATTACATTCAGCAAGATTTACCTAAAATCTTGCATTCTATGAAAATTGGGACTCAACGCATCCGTCAAATTGTGTTATCACTACGTACCTTCTCACGTATGGATGAAGCCGAATTTAAAGAAGTAGATATTCATGAAGGTATAGATAGTACTTTAATGATTTTGCAACATCGACTTAAAGAAAAACCCGAATTTCCCGAAATTCAAGTCATTAGAGACTATGCCTCTTTACCTTTGGTAGAATGCTACGCCGGACAACTCAATCAGGTATTGATGAATATTCTCACCAATGCCATTGATGCTTTAGAAATGGGAATGGGGAAAGATGAACCACCAACAATTACGATTCGGACTTCGGTAATTGATGCTGGTTGGGTAAAAATTGCGATCGCCGACAATGGGATGGGAATGTCAGAACAAATTCAAACACAAATTTTCAATCCCTTCTTTACCACCAAGCCTGTTGGTAAGGGAACAGGTATGGGAATGTCCATCAGTTATCAAATCATTACTGAAAAACATGGTGGCAAGTTGGAGTGTTACTCCCAACCAGGAAAGGGAACAGAGTTTGTCATTACAATTCCCATTCGGCAGTGA
- the glmU gene encoding bifunctional UDP-N-acetylglucosamine diphosphorylase/glucosamine-1-phosphate N-acetyltransferase GlmU, producing MVVVAILAAGRGTRMKSSLPKVLHSLGGRSLVEKVLDSVEPLSPSRRMVIVGYQAQEVKAAIQSSFNLEFVEQTVQLGTGHAIQQLLPYLEGYTGDLLVLNGDVPLLRTETLKQLLLNHQQNQNAATILTAQLTDPKGYGRVFCDEENIVQQMVEDKDCTPDQRENRRINAGIYCFRWPDLAKVLPHLEANNAQKEYYLTDAVTQVGKVMAVDVADYQEILGINDRLQLATAYEILQRRIKEKWLLAGVTLIDPHSITIDETVELQPDVIIEPQTHLRGNTTIKTGSRIGPGSLIENSQLGENVTVQYSVVTDSIVQAGTRIGPYAHLRGHTEVGVSCRVGNFVELKNTQLGDKTNVAHLSYLGDATAGTQVNIGAGTITANYDGVKKHRTKIGDRTKTGSNSVLVAPVNLGDDVYVAAGSTITEDVPNDSLVIARSRQVVKQGWRRKV from the coding sequence ATGGTAGTTGTAGCAATTCTAGCGGCGGGACGCGGCACCAGGATGAAATCAAGCTTACCCAAAGTTTTACATTCTTTGGGTGGGCGATCGCTAGTAGAAAAAGTTTTAGACAGTGTAGAACCGCTTTCACCATCACGACGAATGGTGATTGTCGGGTATCAAGCCCAAGAAGTAAAAGCCGCCATACAATCAAGCTTCAACTTAGAGTTTGTAGAACAGACAGTGCAACTGGGAACAGGTCACGCCATCCAGCAATTACTACCTTATCTTGAGGGCTACACTGGAGATTTATTAGTGCTGAATGGTGATGTCCCACTGTTACGCACCGAAACCTTGAAACAGTTATTGCTGAATCACCAACAAAATCAAAACGCTGCAACCATTCTGACTGCTCAGTTAACTGACCCCAAAGGCTACGGGCGAGTTTTCTGCGATGAGGAAAACATAGTCCAACAAATGGTTGAAGATAAAGATTGTACCCCGGATCAAAGAGAGAATCGCCGGATTAACGCCGGGATTTATTGCTTTCGTTGGCCGGACTTAGCCAAAGTCTTGCCACATTTAGAAGCCAACAATGCCCAAAAAGAATATTACCTCACCGATGCTGTTACCCAAGTGGGAAAAGTTATGGCTGTGGATGTAGCAGATTATCAAGAAATTTTGGGCATTAACGATCGCCTACAATTAGCCACAGCCTACGAGATTTTGCAAAGGCGCATCAAAGAAAAATGGCTGCTTGCAGGTGTCACCCTCATCGATCCCCACAGCATTACAATTGACGAGACTGTAGAGTTACAACCAGATGTGATTATTGAACCACAAACTCACCTGCGGGGAAATACCACTATTAAAACTGGTAGCCGCATCGGGCCGGGAAGTTTAATTGAAAATAGCCAATTGGGCGAAAACGTTACAGTGCAATATTCTGTAGTCACAGATAGTATTGTGCAAGCCGGAACTCGGATTGGCCCTTACGCTCATTTACGTGGTCATACTGAAGTGGGTGTAAGTTGCCGTGTTGGTAATTTTGTAGAGTTAAAAAATACTCAGTTAGGCGATAAAACCAACGTAGCCCATCTATCTTATTTGGGTGATGCTACAGCGGGGACTCAAGTAAACATTGGAGCAGGCACAATTACCGCCAATTATGATGGTGTTAAAAAACACCGTACTAAAATTGGCGATCGCACCAAAACCGGTTCTAATAGCGTGTTAGTAGCACCAGTTAATTTAGGTGATGATGTCTATGTAGCAGCAGGTTCCACAATCACCGAAGATGTCCCCAACGATAGTTTAGTCATTGCCCGTAGCCGTCAGGTAGTCAAGCAAGGATGGCGGAGGAAAGTATGA
- a CDS encoding isoaspartyl peptidase/L-asparaginase, whose translation MQIKVQPKLIIHGGAGSSLHGKGGLEAVRRSLHAVIEEVYALLLSGANASAAVLRGCQLLEDDPRFNAGTGSVLQSDGQIRMSAALMDGISGRFSGVINVSRVKNPIELAYFLQNSPDRVLSDYGCAELARELQVPSYNALTDLRLQEWIQERQDNFKSTMAGVVAEPELLETTSNAGRGTIGVVALDAHGGIAAGTSTGGKGFERIGRVSDSAMPAGNYATSYAAVSCTGIGEDIIDECLAPRIVVRVTDGMTLKDAMQRSFTEAHEHQRDLGAIALDASGAIAWGKTSQVLLAAYHDGEKVGDTLEMAVGTQVGCIEV comes from the coding sequence ATGCAGATAAAGGTGCAACCCAAATTAATTATTCATGGAGGGGCTGGTAGTTCTCTCCACGGCAAAGGAGGATTAGAGGCAGTACGCCGATCGCTCCATGCAGTTATCGAAGAAGTTTATGCTTTGTTATTGTCAGGGGCAAACGCTTCCGCAGCAGTGCTGCGGGGTTGCCAACTGTTGGAAGATGACCCCAGATTTAATGCTGGTACTGGTTCAGTACTACAATCTGATGGTCAAATTCGCATGAGTGCTGCCTTAATGGATGGCATCTCAGGGCGTTTTAGCGGTGTGATTAATGTCTCGCGGGTAAAAAATCCGATTGAATTAGCATATTTCTTACAAAATTCCCCTGACCGCGTATTGTCAGATTATGGTTGCGCTGAATTAGCGCGAGAGTTACAAGTACCCAGCTACAACGCTTTAACTGATTTGCGATTACAAGAATGGATTCAGGAACGTCAAGATAATTTTAAAAGCACAATGGCTGGGGTAGTAGCAGAACCAGAGTTATTAGAAACTACCAGCAATGCCGGACGTGGCACAATTGGCGTAGTGGCTTTAGATGCTCATGGTGGCATCGCCGCAGGTACATCCACAGGCGGTAAAGGCTTTGAGAGGATTGGTCGGGTAAGTGATTCGGCAATGCCAGCTGGTAATTACGCTACTAGTTATGCGGCTGTTAGCTGTACTGGAATTGGCGAAGATATTATCGATGAGTGTTTAGCACCAAGGATTGTCGTGCGGGTGACTGATGGAATGACTCTCAAAGATGCCATGCAACGCTCGTTTACAGAAGCCCACGAACATCAAAGAGATTTAGGCGCGATCGCCCTAGATGCCAGTGGGGCGATCGCTTGGGGTAAAACTAGCCAAGTTTTACTCGCCGCCTATCACGATGGTGAAAAAGTTGGCGACACTTTAGAAATGGCTGTTGGTACGCAAGTCGGCTGTATTGAAGTGTGA
- a CDS encoding two-component system response regulator, whose amino-acid sequence MIYWSANSTNSNQQSLSGSNPKKKVHSGNANNELEWRDLEDYPLNLSQQEVMIEEGKAGSSWGKSEINSGYNSLLSRTLQVKGSKVNCFFDTEAPKILVVDDHAASRMTAAALLAMEGYEVIEADSGAAAVVLVTQKHPDLILLDVMMPGMDGFEVCQLLKQDEHTRLIPVIFITALNDRRSRIRGIEVGADDFLTKPFDRVELAARVKSLVRQKRLNEDLDHAEQVLFSIARAIESRDPNTGDHCERLVTLGQTFGEYLNLSRSQLRDLMWGGYLHDIGKVGIPDAVLLKNEQLTLEDWEMMQQHVLIGEKICQPLRSMRGVIPIIRHHHERWNGSGYPDGLKGNEIPFLAQVFQLIDIYDALTSERPYKRAFSPAEALSVMWEETQAGWRNPELMQRFTDFIHTYKLK is encoded by the coding sequence GTGATTTACTGGAGTGCTAATTCCACAAACTCTAATCAACAAAGTCTGAGTGGGTCAAATCCCAAAAAGAAAGTGCATAGTGGAAATGCAAACAATGAGCTAGAATGGCGGGACTTAGAGGACTATCCACTAAACTTATCCCAGCAAGAAGTAATGATTGAAGAGGGCAAAGCCGGGTCTTCTTGGGGCAAATCGGAGATTAATTCTGGCTACAATTCATTATTATCTAGAACTCTACAAGTCAAAGGCTCCAAAGTGAATTGCTTCTTTGATACTGAAGCCCCAAAAATTTTAGTAGTTGACGACCATGCTGCTAGTCGGATGACAGCTGCGGCATTGTTGGCAATGGAAGGTTATGAAGTGATTGAAGCAGACAGTGGTGCGGCTGCTGTGGTGTTGGTGACACAAAAACACCCAGATTTAATTTTGCTGGATGTGATGATGCCTGGGATGGATGGGTTTGAGGTATGTCAATTACTCAAGCAGGATGAACATACGAGGTTAATTCCAGTCATTTTTATTACAGCATTAAATGATCGGCGATCGCGCATTCGCGGAATAGAAGTTGGAGCCGATGATTTCTTGACCAAACCCTTTGATCGTGTGGAACTAGCAGCGCGTGTGAAATCCTTAGTCAGGCAAAAGCGTTTAAACGAAGACTTAGACCACGCAGAACAAGTGCTATTTTCCATTGCCAGAGCAATTGAAAGTCGAGATCCAAATACGGGAGATCACTGTGAACGGTTAGTCACACTAGGACAAACTTTTGGAGAATACTTGAATCTTTCTCGCTCTCAACTGCGAGATTTAATGTGGGGTGGTTATCTTCACGACATTGGTAAAGTTGGCATTCCAGATGCAGTGCTACTCAAAAATGAGCAACTTACCTTGGAAGATTGGGAGATGATGCAGCAGCATGTTTTAATTGGAGAAAAAATTTGCCAGCCTTTACGTAGTATGCGGGGCGTAATTCCCATTATTCGCCATCACCACGAGCGCTGGAATGGTTCAGGCTATCCTGATGGACTAAAAGGTAATGAAATTCCTTTCCTAGCGCAAGTTTTCCAATTAATTGATATTTATGATGCGCTGACTAGCGAGCGACCTTATAAAAGAGCTTTTAGCCCAGCAGAAGCTTTATCTGTGATGTGGGAAGAAACTCAAGCAGGGTGGCGTAATCCTGAACTAATGCAGCGGTTTACTGATTTTATTCATACTTACAAATTGAAGTAA